Proteins encoded within one genomic window of Terriglobales bacterium:
- a CDS encoding aminotransferase class III-fold pyridoxal phosphate-dependent enzyme — PMVREFEQAATPNCYRCPYVCQDCGAKYAGDVERLLEAAGGEAAGFILEAVSGATLGAAMPPTGYLEKVAVACARHGALLITDEVMTGCGRTGRNFAVEHWGVAPDILVTGKGIASGYAPLGAVIANKKVVEAIAQGSGSFVHGFTYNAHPVAVATGRAVFARMKSQKLVAAASSTGAEDSAGALLETELDTLQECRAVGDVRGIGMLRGVEFVAEKASKQPFPPERKFSSRVAQAAAARGVLVYPMQGCVDGYTGDHLLIAPPAVITAEEIRWAVGKLREAIEEAERG, encoded by the coding sequence CCCCATGGTGCGCGAGTTCGAGCAGGCCGCCACACCCAACTGCTATCGCTGCCCCTACGTCTGCCAGGACTGCGGAGCCAAGTACGCCGGGGACGTCGAGCGTCTGTTGGAGGCAGCGGGCGGCGAGGCCGCGGGCTTCATTCTGGAGGCGGTGAGCGGAGCAACGCTGGGCGCGGCGATGCCGCCCACGGGGTATCTGGAAAAAGTGGCGGTAGCCTGCGCGCGCCACGGCGCGCTGCTCATCACGGACGAGGTGATGACCGGCTGCGGGCGCACCGGCCGCAACTTCGCCGTCGAGCACTGGGGCGTAGCGCCGGACATCCTGGTCACCGGCAAGGGGATCGCCAGCGGATACGCGCCGCTGGGTGCGGTGATCGCAAACAAGAAGGTGGTGGAGGCCATCGCCCAAGGCTCCGGGTCGTTCGTCCACGGCTTCACCTACAACGCGCACCCGGTAGCGGTGGCTACGGGGCGTGCGGTGTTTGCGCGGATGAAGTCGCAGAAGCTGGTGGCAGCGGCCTCGTCCACAGGCGCCGAAGATTCCGCCGGCGCCCTGCTGGAAACCGAGCTGGACACTTTGCAGGAGTGCCGCGCGGTGGGCGACGTGCGCGGCATCGGGATGTTGCGGGGCGTGGAGTTCGTCGCCGAGAAGGCCAGCAAGCAACCGTTCCCGCCCGAGCGAAAGTTCTCCAGCCGCGTGGCCCAGGCGGCGGCCGCGCGCGGAGTGCTGGTCTATCCCATGCAGGGGTGCGTGGATGGATACACAGGCGACCACTTGCTGATCGCGCCTCCGGCGGTGATCACGGCGGAGGAGATTCGCTGGGCGGTGGGGAAGCTCCGCGAGGCGATTGAGGAAGCCGAGCGAGGGTAG